In the Topomyia yanbarensis strain Yona2022 chromosome 3, ASM3024719v1, whole genome shotgun sequence genome, one interval contains:
- the LOC131690014 gene encoding iodotyrosine deiodinase, producing MNFVEEIIRLFDRSLIISCWKYIFPVLVVAYLIIFLYDKHLYGGKKVKEAAPSEKLDGIEYVGEIDSEGFDPTPVLEEKEHVPFAGATVFLDNDPHKAAFRFYKIVNNRRSVRQFSSRPVDISIVEKCVHAAGTSPSGAHTEPWTFCLVSDTEIKAKIREIVEAEELINYQQRMSKQWTTDLKPLKTNHVKEYLTEAPCLILIFKQTYGLKVDGSKKQHYYNEISTSIATGILLCALQAAGLNSLVTTPLNCGPALRHLLGRPVNEKLLVLLPVGYAAKDCTVPDLQRKPVEDILVKY from the exons atgaattttgtggAAGAGATAATCCGCCTTTTTGATCGATCACTGATTATCAGTTGCTGGAAGTATATTTTTCCTGTGCTGGTGGTGGCTTATCTAATAATTTTCTTGTACGATAAACATCTTTATGGAggtaaaaaggtgaaagaagCCGCGCCCAGTGAAAAATTGGACGGAATAGAATATGTGGGAG AAATCGACTCTGAAGGGTTCGACCCAACACCGGTTCTTGAGGAAAAAGAACATGTCCCATTCGCCGGAGCCACGGTCTTTTTGGACAACGATCCTCATAAGGCAGCCTTTCGTTTCtataaaatcgtcaacaaccgacGCAGCGTGCGTCAGTTCAGCTCACGCCCTGTAGATATTTCCATCGTAGAAAAATGTGTACACGCAGCCGGTACCAGTCCAAGTGGTGCCCACACCGAACCATGGACCTTCTGTCTGGTCTCCGACACCGAAATTAAAGCAAAGATTCGCGAAATCGTCGAAGCAGAAGAGCTGATCAACTATCAGCAGCGCATGTCCAAGCAATGGACCACTGATTTGAAGCCTCTGAAGACGAACCATGTTAAGGAATATCTCACCGAAGCACCCTGTTTAATTCTGATCTTCAAGCAGACATACGGACTTAAGGTAGATGGTAGCAAAAAGCAGCATTATTACAACGAAATTTCCACATCGATCGCGACTGGAATACTACTTTGTGCGCTGCAGGCAGCCGGTCTGAATTCGCTTGTAACCACTCCGCTAAATTGTGGCCCCGCTCTAAGGCATCTTTTGGGCAGACCGGTGAATGAGAAATTACTGGTACTGCTTCCGGTAGGTTATGCAGCCAAAGATTGCACCGTGCCGGATTTGCAACGAAAGCCAGTTGAGGATATTTTGGTGAAATATTGA